In Rhodococcus qingshengii JCM 15477, the sequence TGGAGGCCCTCGAAGAGGCTCTCCTCGGAATTCCGATCGACGACGAGGTGCAGTTGCGCGTCATCGACCGCGGTGTCGGTGGCATCACGGAGACCAACGTCAACCTGGCTGCTGCGTCCAACGCGATCATCATCGGCTTCAACGTCCGCGCCGAAGGCAAGGCAACGGAGCTGGCGAACCGCGAGGGCGTCGACATTCGCTACTACTCGGTGATCTACCAGGCCATCGACGAGGTCGAAAAGGCACTCAAGGGTCTGCTCAAGCCGGTGTACGAAGAGGTCGAGCTGGGCAAGGCAGAGATCCGCGCCATGTTCCGTTCGTCCAAGATCGGCAACATTGCCGGTTGCTTGGTCACGTCGGGCAGCATCCGTCGCAACGCCAAGGCACGTCTCATCCGCGACAGCAAGGTCATCGCCGAGACGGTCACCATCTCCTCGCTCAAGCGGGAGAAGGAAGACGCTACCGAGGTTCGCGAAGGCTACGAATGTGGTTTGACCGTCACCTATTCCGATATCAAGATCGGTGACGTTCTCGAGTGCTACGAGCTTCGCGAGAAGCCGCGCGACTGATTATGTCGACACGGGCGTTGGGGCGGACGCACGTGAGTACTAGCTGACATGGACTCTCTCGGACTTGAACATACAAGTCCGAGAGAGTCCATTCGGCTCTGTATAGGGGGAAAATGTTTGTAGGGGCACTGGAGTTCGACATCCTTTTCGGCGATGTCCACTCACTCAAGGAAAAGCGTTCGATGCTGTCGCCGATCCTGACGGAACTCCGTCGATTCGGTGTGAGTGCAGCGGAGGCGGGGGAGCAGGGACGCCTGCGTCGTGCGCTCGTGGGCGTCGGTGTGGTCAGTTCGTCCGTCGATCACCTGCACGATGTTCTCGATCATTGTGAGCGAGCGGTCGCTGAGCGTCCGGAGATTCAGTTGCTGGCTGTGCGAAGGCGAATCTTCGGCCCGGAAGACTGAGCGTCATCGAGCGGTGTCGATGAGCCACTCTTCCAGACGCCGTAACGAATCGAGTTCGTCGGCAAGGGA encodes:
- a CDS encoding DUF503 domain-containing protein, which produces MFVGALEFDILFGDVHSLKEKRSMLSPILTELRRFGVSAAEAGEQGRLRRALVGVGVVSSSVDHLHDVLDHCERAVAERPEIQLLAVRRRIFGPED